The proteins below are encoded in one region of Triticum aestivum cultivar Chinese Spring chromosome 1B, IWGSC CS RefSeq v2.1, whole genome shotgun sequence:
- the LOC123106173 gene encoding uncharacterized protein isoform X1 yields the protein MAEAEAEVDSYINYMLMERREVMRAQEEAERRMRGGPGRKMKKRKTETGKSSKKAAPAVPVEMSVSEVGSSPAESEDLARTREIVEAAMAKILARMKGIVIKEPAKTMTEEDVAAAAVYRAKAEEARRNEDRPEESSALRKWIATGDPEAVKCRKEWIAEDMEALRLKDMDPDEDTSDWRAFEAKEFREFWEYLYPKSFGKFEDNTRIPSMLYTDNKSSGGTAHPIRTLQVFSVKVAGLQDGVHWPLQVFGVVAARDCLDHNRNVIFQRQRDNCQMIHKENPYLTLTGPSRAIVVVDPVWFEVALKVKGATESEDKELSYHVDPYYISGSMNSYVFNRVRTSRLSTMELTLGDMVHSVEATISVKVVGGEWPQGFRGVFTATTASIDEEKIELLGFGDDKLPVAADGSIQLSRSVVSVEDDGQLRVSVMARHLVDRSVRRDSGVLAAKTSSRSYAKLEVFSCKMEVTVAWSLLPYWPHYRDMPCPSI from the exons atggcggaggcggaggcggaagtGGACTCCTACATTAATTATATgttgatggagaggagggaggtgaTGAGGGCTCAGGAGGAGGCGGAGAGGAGGATGAGAGGAGGCCCCGGCCGCAAAATGAAGAAACGGAAGACGGAGACGGGAAAGAGCTCAAAGAAGGCGGCGCCCGCGGTTCCGGTGGAGATGAGCGTCAGCGAGGTGGGGAGCAGCCCAGCGGAATCTGAAGATCTGGCGAGGACAAGGGAGATTGTGGAAGCAGCCATGGCCAAGATTCTGGCGCGGATGAAGGGGATCGTCATCAAGGAGCCGGCCAAGACGATGACAGAGGAGGACGTCGCGGCGGCGGCCGTGTACAGAGCCAaggcggaggaggcgcgcaggaaCGAGGACCGGCCGGAAGAGTCCAGCGCCCTCCGGAAGTGGATCGCCACGGGAGACCCCGAGGCCGTCAAGTGCCGCAAGGAGTGGATCGCGGAAGACATGGAGGCCCTGAGGCTCAAGGACATGGATCCCGACGAGGATACCTCCGACTGGCGTGCCTTCGAGGCCAAGGAGTTCCGCGAGTTCTGGGAATACCTTTATCCCAAATCCTTTGGTAAATTCGAGGACAACA CGCGTATCCCATCCATGCTTTACACGGACAACAAGTCGTCAGGTGGCACAGCCCACCCCATAAGAACTCTGCAGGTCTTTTCAGTCAAAGTTGCGGGACTACAAGATGGAGTGCACTGGCCGCTGCAAGTGTTTGGCGTCGTTGCTGCACGAGATTGTTTGGATCATAATCGCAATGTTATCTTCCAGCGCCAAAGGGATAACTGCCAAATGATCCACAAGGAG AATCCGTATCTGACACTGACAGGTCCTAGCCGTGCTATTGTGGTGGTGGATCCTGTGTGGTTTGAGGTTGCATTGAAAGTGAAGGGCGCCACTGAATCTGAGGATAAAGAGTTGAGCTATCACGTCGATCCTTATTATATTTCCGGCTCAATGAATTCCTATGTGTTCAATCGCGTCAGGACTAGCAGGCTCAGCACAATGGAGTTGACATTGGGTGACATGGTTCACTCCGTGGAGGCCACCATCAGTGTGAAAGTGGTTGGCGGGGAGTGGCCACAAGGTTTCAGAGGTGTATTTACCGCCACTACCGCCAGCATAGACGAGGAGAAAATCGAGTTGCTTGGTTTCGGAGACGACAAATTGCCTGTTGCAGCTGATGGCTCGATACAGCTCTCACGAAGTGTTGTGTCTGTTGAAGACGACGGGCAGCTGAGAGTCTCTGTCATGGCGCGTCACCTGGTGGATCGATCTGTCCGACGGGATTCTGGAGTACTCGCAGCTAAGACATCCTCCAGAAGCTATGCTAAACTTGAAGTTTTCTCTTGTAAGATGGAAGTCACTGTCGCCTGGTCTCTTCTCCCGTACTGGCCACATTACCGTGACATGCCGTGTCCTAGCATATGA
- the LOC123106173 gene encoding uncharacterized protein isoform X2, whose translation MAEAEAEVDSYINYMLMERREVMRAQEEAERRMRGGPGRKMKKRKTETGKSSKKAAPAVPVEMSVSEVGSSPAESEDLARTREIVEAAMAKILARMKGIVIKEPAKTMTEEDVAAAAVYRAKAEEARRNEDRPEESSALRKWIATGDPEAVKCRKEWIAEDMEALRLKDMDPDEDTSDWRAFEAKEFREFWEYLYPKSFGKFEDNTRIPSMLYTDNKSSGGTAHPIRTLQVFSVKVAGLQDGVHWPLQVFGVVAARDCLDHNRNVIFQRQRDNCQMIHKEVLAVLLWWWILCGLRLH comes from the exons atggcggaggcggaggcggaagtGGACTCCTACATTAATTATATgttgatggagaggagggaggtgaTGAGGGCTCAGGAGGAGGCGGAGAGGAGGATGAGAGGAGGCCCCGGCCGCAAAATGAAGAAACGGAAGACGGAGACGGGAAAGAGCTCAAAGAAGGCGGCGCCCGCGGTTCCGGTGGAGATGAGCGTCAGCGAGGTGGGGAGCAGCCCAGCGGAATCTGAAGATCTGGCGAGGACAAGGGAGATTGTGGAAGCAGCCATGGCCAAGATTCTGGCGCGGATGAAGGGGATCGTCATCAAGGAGCCGGCCAAGACGATGACAGAGGAGGACGTCGCGGCGGCGGCCGTGTACAGAGCCAaggcggaggaggcgcgcaggaaCGAGGACCGGCCGGAAGAGTCCAGCGCCCTCCGGAAGTGGATCGCCACGGGAGACCCCGAGGCCGTCAAGTGCCGCAAGGAGTGGATCGCGGAAGACATGGAGGCCCTGAGGCTCAAGGACATGGATCCCGACGAGGATACCTCCGACTGGCGTGCCTTCGAGGCCAAGGAGTTCCGCGAGTTCTGGGAATACCTTTATCCCAAATCCTTTGGTAAATTCGAGGACAACA CGCGTATCCCATCCATGCTTTACACGGACAACAAGTCGTCAGGTGGCACAGCCCACCCCATAAGAACTCTGCAGGTCTTTTCAGTCAAAGTTGCGGGACTACAAGATGGAGTGCACTGGCCGCTGCAAGTGTTTGGCGTCGTTGCTGCACGAGATTGTTTGGATCATAATCGCAATGTTATCTTCCAGCGCCAAAGGGATAACTGCCAAATGATCCACAAGGAG GTCCTAGCCGTGCTATTGTGGTGGTGGATCCTGTGTGGTTTGAGGTTGCATTGA